A genomic window from Streptomyces mirabilis includes:
- a CDS encoding methylated-DNA--[protein]-cysteine S-methyltransferase produces MKQHTVIDSPYGPLTLVADDGVLCGLYMVGQRHRPPEETFGERDDTPFGEVTDQLKAYFEGELKEFTLELRMSGTLFQRSVWDQLRRIPYGETRSYGELAEALGNAGASRAVGLANGKNPIGIIVPCHRVVGANGSLTGYGGGLDRKQRLLDFESGTALF; encoded by the coding sequence GTGAAACAGCACACGGTCATCGACAGCCCGTACGGCCCCCTCACCCTCGTCGCCGACGACGGTGTCCTGTGCGGCCTCTACATGGTCGGCCAACGCCACCGCCCGCCGGAGGAGACCTTCGGCGAACGCGACGACACGCCCTTCGGCGAAGTCACCGACCAGCTGAAGGCGTATTTCGAGGGCGAGTTGAAGGAGTTCACCCTCGAACTGCGGATGTCCGGCACCCTCTTCCAGCGCAGCGTCTGGGATCAGCTGCGCCGGATCCCCTACGGCGAGACCCGCTCGTACGGCGAACTGGCCGAAGCCCTGGGCAACGCGGGCGCCTCCCGCGCGGTCGGCCTCGCCAACGGCAAGAACCCCATCGGCATCATCGTGCCCTGCCACCGCGTGGTCGGCGCGAACGGAAGCCTCACCGGATACGGCGGCGGCCTGGACCGCAAGCAGCGCCTGCTCGACTTCGAGAGCGGCACGGCACTCTTCTAG
- a CDS encoding AlkA N-terminal domain-containing protein: MRNGMHTDMERCVRAVQSKDARFDGWFFTAVLTTRIYCRPSCPVVPPKPENMTFYPSAAACQQAGFRACKRCRPDTSPGSPEWNLRADLVARAMRLIGDGVVDREGVPGLAGRLGYSIRQVERQLLAELGAGPLALARAQRAQTARLLIETTTLPMAEIAFAAGFSSIRTFNDTVREVFALAPSELRDRVPKKRAPATPGVLSLRLPFRAPLNPDNLFGHLAATAVPGVEEWRDGAYRRTLRLPYGHGIVGLTPHVDHIACRLTLSDLRDLPVAISRCRRMLDLDADPVAVDDQLRTDPVLAPLVAKAPGRRVPRTVDEAEFAVRAVLGQQVSTAAARTHAARLVTAHGEPVEDPEGGLTHLFPSPQALAALDPSSLAMPSTRRTTFTTLVRQLADGSLHLGVESDWVEARARLLALPGFGPWTVDVIGMRALGDPDAFLPTDLGIRRAAQELGLPSTPAALTARAAAWRPWRAYAVQYLWATDSHPINFLPV, from the coding sequence ATGCGCAATGGGATGCACACCGACATGGAGCGCTGTGTGCGCGCCGTCCAGTCGAAGGACGCGCGCTTCGACGGATGGTTCTTCACAGCGGTCCTGACCACGCGAATCTACTGCCGGCCGAGCTGCCCCGTGGTTCCGCCGAAACCCGAGAACATGACGTTCTACCCGAGCGCGGCGGCCTGCCAGCAGGCCGGGTTCCGGGCCTGCAAGCGCTGCCGTCCGGACACCAGTCCCGGCTCGCCCGAGTGGAACCTGCGAGCCGACCTCGTCGCCCGCGCGATGCGGCTGATCGGCGACGGGGTCGTGGACCGCGAGGGCGTTCCGGGTCTGGCCGGCCGGCTCGGCTACAGCATCCGCCAGGTCGAGCGGCAGCTGCTGGCCGAGCTGGGCGCGGGACCGCTCGCGCTCGCCCGGGCGCAGCGTGCCCAGACCGCCCGGCTGCTCATCGAGACCACCACGCTCCCGATGGCGGAGATCGCCTTCGCGGCCGGCTTCTCCTCCATCCGCACCTTCAACGACACCGTGCGCGAGGTCTTCGCCCTCGCCCCGAGCGAGCTGCGCGACCGGGTGCCGAAGAAGCGCGCCCCTGCGACACCGGGCGTCCTGAGCCTGCGGCTCCCCTTCCGCGCCCCGCTCAACCCCGACAACCTCTTCGGCCACCTCGCGGCGACCGCCGTACCCGGTGTCGAGGAGTGGCGCGACGGCGCCTACCGGCGCACCCTGCGCCTGCCCTACGGCCACGGGATCGTCGGGCTCACCCCGCACGTCGACCACATCGCCTGCCGCCTCACCCTCAGCGACCTGCGCGACCTGCCCGTCGCGATCAGCCGCTGCCGCCGCATGCTCGACCTGGACGCCGACCCGGTCGCCGTCGACGACCAACTGCGGACGGATCCGGTGCTGGCGCCCCTGGTGGCGAAGGCTCCCGGCCGCCGGGTGCCGCGCACGGTCGACGAGGCCGAGTTCGCCGTACGGGCCGTCCTGGGCCAGCAGGTCTCCACCGCCGCCGCCCGTACCCACGCGGCCCGCCTGGTCACCGCGCACGGCGAACCCGTCGAGGACCCCGAGGGCGGCCTCACCCACCTCTTCCCCTCGCCTCAGGCGCTCGCGGCCCTGGACCCGTCGTCGCTCGCGATGCCGAGCACCCGCCGCACCACGTTCACCACGCTCGTACGCCAACTCGCCGACGGCTCCCTCCACTTGGGAGTGGAGAGCGACTGGGTCGAGGCCCGCGCCCGCCTCCTCGCCCTCCCCGGCTTCGGCCCCTGGACGGTCGACGTCATCGGCATGCGCGCCCTCGGCGACCCGGATGCCTTCCTCCCCACCGACCTCGGAATCCGGCGCGCGGCCCAGGAGCTGGGCCTGCCGTCGACCCCCGCCGCCCTGACGGCGCGCGCGGCGGCGTGGCGCCCGTGGCGGGCGTACGCGGTCCAGTACCTGTGGGCGACGGACAGCCACCCGATCAACTTCCTCCCCGTATAA